TGTAATTTCGCCTCTTGGTAATGATATAAAGATTTTCTGGGATAATCTTGTTAAAGGTAGGAGTGGTATAAGTAAGCTGACCGCCTTTGATCCCACAGGGTTTTCTTCCCAGATTGCAGGTGAAGCTAGGGACTTTGATCCTTCTCTCTATATGGAGAAGAAGGAGGTAAAGCGCACAGCCAGGTTTGTCCAGTTTGCTGTTGCTGCGGCAAGACAGGCATTAGCTGATTCCAAGATTAATTTAGAACAAGAGGACCCAAATCGCATCGGCGTTTTAGTTGGTTCTGGAATTGGCAGTTTAAAAGTAATCGAAGATGAAACGAGGCGCTATCTAGAGAAAGGCCCCAGAAAGATATCGCCATTCTTAATACCAACGTTAATCGTAAATGAGGCAGCAGGCTGGATTTCTATTATTTTTAAGTTGAAAGGTCCAACTTCCTGTGTGGCAACTGCCTGTGCTACAGGCAACCACGCAATTGGAGATGCATTCAGGATTATCCAGCGTGGCGACGCAGATGTTATGATCTGCGGCGGCACTGAAAGCGCTATTACTCCTTTGGGAGTAGGCGGATTTTGCGCGCTTAAGGCCTTAAGCAGCAGGAATGATACACCTGAGACTGCAAGTCGGCCTTTTGACAAAGATAGAGATGGTTTTGTAATTTCAGAAGGGGCTGGCATTGTTGTTTTAGAGCTCTTAGAGCATGCCCAAAAACGCTCTGCACCCATTTACTGCGAGCTTGTTGGTTATGGCATGAGTTCTGATGCCTATCATGTTACTGCGCCTGATCCTACTGCTGATGGTCCATCGCGTGCAATTAAAATAGCTTTAGATGATGCAAATCTTAAGCCAGAAGATGTAAATTATATAAATGCACATGGGACCTCTACAATACTTAATGATCGCATTGAGACCAAGGCCATAAAAATTGTTTTTGGTGATTACGCAAAGAGAATTGCTGTTAGTTCCACAAAATCTATGACCGGACATTTATTAGGAGGTGCCGGTGGCGTAGAATTCATTGCCTTAAGTTTTTCCATAAGAGATGGAATCGTTCCACCCACAATCAATTATCACAATCCTGATCCGGAGTGCGATCTTGATTATGTCCCCAATGAAGCTCGCCGCGTGAATGTGCAAGTCGGGCTTTCTAATGCTTTAGGCTTCGGCGGTCACAACGCCACCCTCGCTGCAAAAAAGTTTAGTGGATAGCTTAAATCCTAATTTCAAATACTACAAAATCCAAAATTTTTTGGTATGTATTTTTATTTTATACTATGGGTTACACAATAGCAGAAAAGATATTATTAAGTCATTCTGAGAAAGACAGGATTTCTCCCGGTGAATTTATCTGGGCTGATGTTGATTTCTGTCTGGGTAATGATATTACAGCACCTTTAGCAATTGAAGAATTTAAGAATCTTAAGGCCAATAAGGTATTTGACCCTGAAAGAATAGCCCTTATTCCAGACCATTTTACTCCAGCCAAGGATTTTAAGGCTGCAAATGCTGTTAATATCTTGAAGGAATTTTCTCGCCAATACAACATCAGACATTTCTATGAGGTCGGGCGCGTAGGGATTGAGCATGCGCTTCTTCCTGAATTAGGATTAGTGGGCCCAGGAGATTTGGTTATCGGAGCTGATTCTCATACCTGCACATACGGAGCCCTAGGTGCCTTTGCTACAGGAGTTGGCTCGACAGATTTAGGTGCTTGTCTTGCTACTGGCAAGGTTTGGTTAAAGGTGCCAGAATCAATAAAATTTATTTATAAAGGGAAACCTTCCAAGTGGGTCAGCGGAAAAGATATAATTCTTTACACAATAGCTGATATAGGCGTTGATGGTGCAAACTACATGTCAATGGAATTCAGTGGTCAGGCAATCACTAGTTTGGCCATAGAAGAGCGTTTTGCAATTTCTAATATGGCGATTGAAGCTGGAGCAAAGGCAGGCATTATTGCACCTGATAAAACTACATTAGCCTACTTAAAGCAGGCGAAATACCCTCGCATTAAAAAGGCAGGAAATCTTCAATCAGATTCCGATGCAAGATATGCCTTAATCAAGGAATATGATATTAAGAGTTGGGAGCCGGCTGTGGCATGTCCGCATCTACCTAGCAATGTCAAGGCAGTGAGTGAACTTGAAGATATCAAGATAAATCAGGTGGTTATCGGTTCTTGTACTAATGGTTATTTGAATGATTTAAGGATTGCCGCTAAGATTATAAGAGGACAATCAGTCCATCCAGATGTGCGTTTGATTGTTATACCAGCAACGCAAAAGATTTATCTTGCCGCAGTAAGAGAAGGACTGGCTGAAATTTTCGTTAAGGCAGGAGGCGTATTTTCGACTCCTACTTGTGGACCCTGCCTTGGCGGGCATATGGGGATTCTAGATAAAGGCGAGGTTGCCTTAGCAACAACCAATAGAAATTTTCTAGGCAGAATGGGCCATGCGGAAAGTTTCCTGTATTTGTCTAATTCGGCAGTGGCAGCAGCCTCAGCGATTAAAGGACGCATAGCGCATCCAGAAGAGGTCATGTAGCGATGATAATAAAAGGTAAGGTTCATAAATTCGCTGATAACGTCAATACTGATGAGATAATCGCCTCGCGTTATCTTAATGCTACTGATCCAAAGGAATTAGGCTCACATTGCATGGAAATCTTAGATAAAGATTTCTCAAAAAATGTAGTTAAGGGTGATATAATAGTAGCTGGTAGGAATTTTGGTTGTGGTTCAAGCAGGCAACATGCCCCCTTGGCAATAAAGGGCGTAGGAATATCCTGTGTTATAGCCTTGAGTTTTGCGAGGATATTCTACCGCAATTGCCTAAACTTAGGTCTACCTATTTTAGAGATTAAAGGGGCTGATAAGATAACTCCTGGATCAGAATTAGAGATTGATTTGGCAAGCGGCCGGATAGTAGATACCACTAATAATAATGTATTTCAAGCAGCTGCCTACCCTGAATTTATGCGATCAATCATTAATGCCGGCGGAT
This window of the Candidatus Omnitrophota bacterium genome carries:
- the fabF gene encoding beta-ketoacyl-ACP synthase II; the encoded protein is MKRRVVATGLGVISPLGNDIKIFWDNLVKGRSGISKLTAFDPTGFSSQIAGEARDFDPSLYMEKKEVKRTARFVQFAVAAARQALADSKINLEQEDPNRIGVLVGSGIGSLKVIEDETRRYLEKGPRKISPFLIPTLIVNEAAGWISIIFKLKGPTSCVATACATGNHAIGDAFRIIQRGDADVMICGGTESAITPLGVGGFCALKALSSRNDTPETASRPFDKDRDGFVISEGAGIVVLELLEHAQKRSAPIYCELVGYGMSSDAYHVTAPDPTADGPSRAIKIALDDANLKPEDVNYINAHGTSTILNDRIETKAIKIVFGDYAKRIAVSSTKSMTGHLLGGAGGVEFIALSFSIRDGIVPPTINYHNPDPECDLDYVPNEARRVNVQVGLSNALGFGGHNATLAAKKFSG
- the leuC gene encoding 3-isopropylmalate dehydratase large subunit, which encodes MGYTIAEKILLSHSEKDRISPGEFIWADVDFCLGNDITAPLAIEEFKNLKANKVFDPERIALIPDHFTPAKDFKAANAVNILKEFSRQYNIRHFYEVGRVGIEHALLPELGLVGPGDLVIGADSHTCTYGALGAFATGVGSTDLGACLATGKVWLKVPESIKFIYKGKPSKWVSGKDIILYTIADIGVDGANYMSMEFSGQAITSLAIEERFAISNMAIEAGAKAGIIAPDKTTLAYLKQAKYPRIKKAGNLQSDSDARYALIKEYDIKSWEPAVACPHLPSNVKAVSELEDIKINQVVIGSCTNGYLNDLRIAAKIIRGQSVHPDVRLIVIPATQKIYLAAVREGLAEIFVKAGGVFSTPTCGPCLGGHMGILDKGEVALATTNRNFLGRMGHAESFLYLSNSAVAAASAIKGRIAHPEEVM
- a CDS encoding 3-isopropylmalate dehydratase small subunit, with protein sequence MIIKGKVHKFADNVNTDEIIASRYLNATDPKELGSHCMEILDKDFSKNVVKGDIIVAGRNFGCGSSRQHAPLAIKGVGISCVIALSFARIFYRNCLNLGLPILEIKGADKITPGSELEIDLASGRIVDTTNNNVFQAAAYPEFMRSIINAGGLINWLRMQT